In a genomic window of Diorhabda carinulata isolate Delta chromosome 8, icDioCari1.1, whole genome shotgun sequence:
- the LOC130897502 gene encoding uncharacterized protein LOC130897502, translated as MAGAENVDASKLTGISKIFNGQTMRGRANVALATYVSVGLIISYFTLKPKKPKQPKS; from the exons ATGGCTGGAGCCGAAAATGTCGATGCTTCAAAGCTAACTGGGATAAGCAAAATTTTCAATGGACAAACTATGCGAGGAAGGGCAAAT gtggCTTTAGCTACTTATGTCAGTGTTGGACTTATTATTAGTTACTTCActctaaaaccaaaaaaaccgAAACAACCAAAATCCTAA